A window of the Lolium perenne isolate Kyuss_39 chromosome 7, Kyuss_2.0, whole genome shotgun sequence genome harbors these coding sequences:
- the LOC127316159 gene encoding uncharacterized protein, whose product MAPPETPKITKFLKPGSSRGKAVEGDASGGSRSVVLHVGPAAAAVEDKPSGLLGRIVALNREGEKEQLIKEHHEALDAQKTASRELKEQAMQVTLQHEQALKDARVAAEARLAEVVEDSTNSNTVLTAELEEERKARKAAERLIDTMTTDHREYDRLVMKIDALALQHFPDSQAHAVKKVMEDRVAREFPNMDAHWDGYDYLVALSARVQHMRSVDLLLGDLPDAAIQLFKVLWPEEEMPVNITLTSHRLKDAGRRIREWQCSAARAGADTALRSACSWYPDLDLDALQGVRQDAPTDTDPALTAKRQDRAYRLAEYAEVRTFIPPPPGVKDYLSDEEEEEGDEDEAAEDVPPEAPEASAAPPEDTETGAAPPDAPVA is encoded by the exons ATGGCGCCGCCAgagacccccaagatcaccaaaTTCCTCAAGCCCGGGTCTTCCCGTGGCAAGGCCGTGGAGGGCGACGCCTCAGGCGGCTCTCGGTccgtggtgctgcacgtcggcccAGCTGCTGCTGCTGTCGAGGACAAACCTTCCGGCCTCCTAGGCCGGATCGTTGCGCTGAATCGCGagg gcgagaaagagcagctcatcaaggAGCACCACGAGGCACTGGACGCCCAGAAGACCGCCTCGAGGGAGCTAAAGGAACAGGCTATGCAAGTCACGCTCCAGCATGAGCAAGCCCTCAAGGATGCCCGGGTCGCAGCTGAGGCCAggttggcggaggtcgtggaggactccacgaactccaacaccgtattgacggcagagctggaggaggaaaggaaggcgcggaaggcagcggagcgcctcattgataccatgaccactgatcacagggaatatgatcggttggttatgaagattgatgcgctggctctcc agcatttcccggactcccaggcccacgccgtgaagaaggtgatggaggatcgggtggcgcgggaatttcccaacatggacgcgcactgggacgggtacgactatctggtcgccctctccgcgcgagtccaACACATGCGCTCCGTCGACCTGCTTCTTGGCGACCTACCGGATGCTGCCATCCAGCTCTTCAAGGTGCTATGGCCTGAGGAGGAGATGCCGGTAAACATCACGCTTACCTCCCACCGGCTCAAGGATGCCGGGCGccggattcgcgagtggcaatgctccgcggctcgtgccggagcggacacggcgctgcgctccgcatgctcctggtacccggatctGGATCTGGATGCACTTCAAGGCGTTCGCCAAGATGCTCCCACCGACACGGATCCGGCGcttaccgcgaagcggcaggaccggGCCTACCGGCTTGCGGAGTACGCCGAGgttcgcaccttcatccctcctcctcctggtgtcaaagactacctcagcgatgaggaagaagaagaaggagatgagGATGAGGCCGCTGAGGatgtgccgccggaagctcccgaggctagcgctgctccccctgaagacacCGAGACTGGTGCTGCTCCACCTGATGCCCCCGTCGCCTGA